In one Brassica oleracea var. oleracea cultivar TO1000 chromosome C9, BOL, whole genome shotgun sequence genomic region, the following are encoded:
- the LOC106318934 gene encoding DNA ligase 4 codes for MTEEIKLSVLVSLFNWIQKSKTSSQKRSKFRKFLDTYCKPSDYFAAVRLIIPSLDRERGSYGLKESVLATCLIDALGISRDAPDAVRLLNWRKGGTAKAGANAGNFSLIAAEVLQRRQGMASGGLSVKELNDLLDRLASSENRGEKTSVLSTLIQKTNAQEMKWVIRIILKDLKLGMSERSIFQEFHPDAEDLFNVTCDLKLVCEKLRDRHQRHKRQDIEVGKAVRPQLAMRISDVNAAWKKLHGKDVVAECKFDGDRIQIHKNGTEIHYFSRNFLDHSEYAHAMSDLIVQNIMADRCILDGEMLVWDTSLNRFAEFGSNQEIAKAAREGLDSHRQLCYVAFDVLYVGDTSVIHQSLTERHGLLRKVVKPLKGRLEVLVPEGGLNVHRPSGEPSWSIVVHSAADVERFFKETVENRDEGVVLKDLGSKWEPGDRSGKWLKLKPEYVRAGSDLDVLIIGGYYGSGRHGGEVAQFLVGLADRAEANVYPRRFMSFCRVGTGLSDEELNTVVSKLKPYFRKNEHPKKAPPSFYQVTNHSKERPDVWIESPEKSIILSITSDIRTIRSEVFVAPYSLRFPRIDKVRYDKPWHECLDVQAFVELVNSSNGTTQKQKESESMQDNPKVIKSSKRGGEKKNASLVPSQFIQTDVSDIKGKTSIFSNMIFYFVNLPRSHSLDTFHKMVVENGGKFSMNLNNSVTHCIAAESSGIKYQAAKRQRDVIHFSWVLDCCSRNILLPLQPKYFLHLTDASRTKLQDEIDEFSDSYFFDLDLEGLKQVLSNAKQSEDSKSIEYYKKKLCPEKRWSCFIGCCIYFHLYCETLSIEEEALLGIMAKRLALEVLMGGGKVSHNLSHASHLVVLSTAEETLDFTSVSKSFSEKEKRLLLKRRLHVVNSNWLEDSLQREQKLSEDVYTLRPKSMEESDTEESDKSEHDTTEVASGVSAQTEEPASSKMAVTSSRGRSSTRAGNKRGRSSTNSVKRVQRRRGKQPSKIGGSETEESDTASEEKASTRLSDDIAEETGDTQRNSRRGRSAKRGKSRVAQPQRVQRSRRGNKPLKIGGDESEENDDFDDKKNDSAEEENKEETGEPDKAKQRDNTVTVEEASSKDSRNAKTEIDREEKIQIHEDPLQAMLMNMIPSLSLRNTSRTTGDASTANVCGESESSERRKLGAETDNTCVMNAEAGEVPPPVKKKKVSYRDVAGELLKDW; via the exons ATGACGGAGGAGATCAAATTAAGCGTACTAGTGTCTCTGTTCAACTGGATTCAGAAGAGCAAAACCTCATCCCAGAAACGCTCCAAGTTCCGCAAGTTCCTCGACACCTACTGCAAACCCTCCGATTACTTCGCCGCCGTCCGTCTCATCATCCCGTCGCTCGACCGAGAGCGAGGCAGCTACGGTCTCAAGGAGTCTGTGCTCGCCACGTGTCTCATCGACGCCCTCGGAATCTCTCGCGATGCTCCCGACGCGGTTCGCCTTCTCAATTGGCGCAAAGGAGGAACCGCTAAGGCTGGAGCCAACGCCGGAAACTTCTCTTTGATTGCTGCTGAG GTACTGCAACGTAGGCAAGGGATGGCGTCGGGTGGGTTGAGTGTTAAGGAGTTGAATGATTTGCTTGATCGTTTGGCTTCGAGTGAGAACAG AGGGGAGAAGACTTCTGTTCTTTCTACGCTGATTCAGAAGACGAATGCACAGGAGATGAAGTGGGTCATTAGGATCATTCTTAAAG ATTTGAAGCTGGGGATGAGCGAGAGGAGCATATTTCAGGAGTTCCATCCAGATGCTGAGGACTTGTTTAATGTCACTTGTGACTTGAAACTAGTCTGTGAAAAGCTCAGGGATCGCCACCAACGTCACAAGCGCCAG GATATAGAAGTTGGAAAAGCTGTACGACCCCAGTTAGCTATGCGTATCAGTGACGTGAATGCTGCTTGGAAGAAG CTCCACGGGAAAGATGTAGTTGCTGAGTGCAAATTTGATGGGGATCGCATTCAGATACACAAAAATGGGACTGAGATACATTACTTCTCTAG GAACTTCCTTGACCATTCTGAATATGCACATGCCATGTCGGATCTTATCGTACAAAATATAATGGCTGACAG GTGTATCCTTGATGGTGAAATGTTGGTTTGGGATACATCTCTTAATCGGTTTGCTGAATTTGGTTCGAATCAGGAAATAG CCAAAGCAGCAAGGGAGGGTCTCGACAGCCATAGACAG TTATGTT ATGTTGCCTTTGATGTTCTTTATGTTGGCGATACTAGTGTCATCCACCAGAGTTTAACAGAACGGCACGGACTCCTGAGGAAAGTGGTGAAGCCGTTAAAAGGCCGGCTTGAAGTTTTAGTGCCTGAAGGTGGTCTCAATGTTCATCGCCCTTCAG GGGAACCAAGTTGGTCTATTGTGGTTCATTCTGCAGCTGATGTTGAGCGGTTTTTCAAAGAAACAGTTGAAAATAG GGATGAAGGAGTTGTGCTTAAAGACCTGGGATCGAAATGGGAACCTGGAGATCGCAGTGGCAAGTGGTTGAAGTTGAAGCCTGAATATGTCCGGGCTGGTTCTGATCTAGATGTTCTTATAATAG GAGGATACTATGGCTCTGGCCGTCACGGAGGAGAGGTAGCACAGTTTCTCGTTGGGTTGGCTGACCGGGCAGAGGCAAATGTGTATCCCAGGCG ATTTATGTCGTTTTGTAGAGTTGGCACAGGACTTTCTGATGAAGAGCTTAACACTGTTGTAAGCAAACTGAAGCCTTATTTCAG AAAAAATGAACACCCAAAGAAGGCCCCACCAAGCTTTTATCAGGTCACAAATCACTCAAAAGAGAGACCTGATGTTTGGATTGAAAGCCCGGAAAA ATCAATAATACTCTCCATCACTAGTGACATCAGGACAATAAGGTCTGAG GTTTTTGTCGCACCTTACAGCCTGAGGTTTCCTCGTATTGATAAAGTAAGATACGACAAACCTTGGCATGAATGTCTCGATGTGCAAG CTTTTGTGGAATTGGTGAACTCAAGTAACGGCACCACACAGAAACAGAAGGAATCCGAAAGCATGCAGGACAATCCGAAAGTCATTAAATCGTCCAAGAGAGGAGGAGAGAAAAAGAATGCGTCACTTGTCCCATCTCAGTTTATTCAAACTGATGTATCGGATATCAAGGGCAAGACCTCAATCTTCTCCAATATGATATTTT ATTTTGTAAACCTGCCTCGGTCCCATTCTCTTGATACATTCCACAAAATGGTGGTTGAGAATGGAGGGAAGTTCTCGATGAACTTAAACAATTCAGTGACTCATTGCATTGCAGCGGAAAGCAGTG GAATAAAGTATCAGGCAGCAAAACGTCAAAGAGATGTCATCCACTTTTCATGGGTCTTAGACTGTTGTTCACGGAATATTCTGCTTCCTTTGCAGCCAAA GTACTTCCTCCATCTCACTGATGCTTCAAGGACCAAATTACAGGATGAAATTGACGAGTTTTCCGATTCTTATTTCTTTGATTTAGACCTTGAAGGTCTCAAACAG GTCTTGAGCAATGCCAAGCAATCGGAAGACTCAAAATCCATTGAATACTACAAGAAAAAGCTATGTCCGGAGAAAAGATGGTCCTGCTTCATCGGTTGCTGCATTTACTTTCACCTCTATTGTGAAACATT GAGTATTGAAGAGGAAGCTCTGTTGGGAATCATGGCTAAGAGATTAGCGCTTGAAGTCTTAATGGGTGGTGGTAAAGTTAGCCATAATCTTTCTCATGCCTCGCACCTTGTAGTCCTTTCTACAGCAGAAGAGACTTTGGATTTTACTTCAGTTTCAAAAAG TTTCAGCGAAAAGGAGAAACGTCTTTTGCTGAAGAGAAGGCTACATGTTGTTAACTCGAACTGGTTAGAGGACAGTTTGCAAAGAGAGCAAAAACTAAGCGAGGATGTGTACACTCTGAGGCCTAAGAGTATGGAAGAGTCGGATACTGAAGAATCAGA TAAATCTGAACATGATACAACGGAAGTAGCTTCCGGTGTTAGTGCTCAAACCGAAGAGCCAGCTTCCTCGAAAATGGCAGTTACGAGTTCAAGAGGACGGTCGAGTACTCGAGCTGGTAATAAAAGGGGAAGGTCTTCTACAAACTCAGTGAAACGAGTACAGAGACGCAGAGGGAAACAGCCTTCTAAGATAGGCGGAAGTGAAACAGAGGAGAGTGATACGGCTTCGGAAGAGAAGGCTTCAACAAGACTCAGTGATGATATAGCAGAAGAGACTGGTGATACTCAAAGAAACTCTAGGAGAGGAAGATCTGCAAAGAGAGGAAAGTCTCGTGTGGCACAACCCCAAAGAGTACAGAGATCAAGAAGAGGCAACAAGCCTTTGAAGATAGGAGGAGATGAGTCTGAGGAAAATGATGATTTTGATGACAAGAAAAATGATTCCGCGGAGGAGGAAAACAAGGAAGAAACAGGAGAGCCTGACAAAGCAAAGCAAAGAGATAACACAGTAACAGTTGAAGAGGCCTCCTCAAAAGATTCTAGAAATGCAAAGACCGAGATAGATAGGGAAGAGAAGATACAAATCCATGAGGATCCATTACAAGCAATGTTGATGAACATGATCCCAAGCCTCAGTCTGAGAAACACAAGCCGAACTACGGGCGACGCTAGTACGGCTAATGTTTGTGGTGAGAGTGAGTCTTCAGAGAGAAGAAAACTTGGCGCCGAGACTGATAATACGTGTGTGATGAACGCAGAGGCAGGTGAAGTTCCTCCTCCTGTGAAGAAAAAGAAAGTTAGCTACCGCGATGTTGCAGGAGAACTGCTCAAAGACTGGTGA
- the LOC106318578 gene encoding protein CHLOROPLAST IMPORT APPARATUS 2 isoform X3 — translation MSACLSSGGGAAAYSFELEKKKSPPPPPPSSSTTTRATSPSSTISESSNSPLAISTRKPRTPRKRPNQTYNEAAALLSTAYPNLFSSSSNNLYSKRKTHPNPHLYGFAAKSPLLSDNDDASELLLESIEEPDFLFQARSEYFSELKEVNVNQFEFSDEFDAESILDEEIEEGIDSIMGIVESNSGENRGHLISRLEQMMKMNRIGFKFAGNFPLGLGLRSALREHNDANWMRFHTVDFEQISPRIQSTVEEEKIESKKLIGEKSKKKKKKKVPAAAKTVPMTETCRDDIEEKSGQLMLKLDYDGVLEAWSEKESPFSVEILGSEAAGADVNISSDKFVRRQWNTGSKRFEVQRETSNSALLQEN, via the exons ATGTCGGCTTGCTTAAGCAGCGGCGGAGGAGCCGCCGCATATAGTTTCGAGCTAGAAAAGAAGAAATCACCACCACCACCACCACCGTCAAGCTCGACGACAACGAGAGCTACTTCACCATCATCAACAATCTCCGAATCATCCAACTCTCCGCTCGCAATCTCAACGAGAAAGCCAAGAACGCCGCGAAAACGACCAAACCAGACTTACAACGAAGCGGCGGCTCTTCTCTCCACCGCTTACCCCAACCTCTTCTCCTCATCCTCAAACAACCTGTACTCCAAGAGGAAGACTCATCCCAATCCTCATCTCTACGGATTCGCCGCTAAATCTCCTCTTCTCAGTGACAACGACGACGCTTCCGAGCTTCTTCTCGAATCCATCGAGGAGCCAGACTTTCTGTTTCAAGCGCGATCGGAGTACTTCTCCGAGTTGAAGGAGGTGAACGTGAATCAATTTGAATTCTCCGACGAGTTCGATGCGGAGTCGATTCTGGATGAGGAGATCGAAGAAGGGATCGATAGCATAATGGGAATCGTCGAATCCAATTCCGGAGAGAATCGTGGCCATCTAATTAGCCGGTTAGAGCAGATGATGAAGATGAATCGAATAGGATTCAAATTCGCCGGAAACTTCCCGTTGGGACTTGGACTGAGAAGCGCTCTCAGGGAACACAACGACGCGAACTGGATGAGATTTCACACCGTCGATTTCGAACAGATCTCGCCGCGGATCCAATCCACCGTTGAGGAGGAGAAGATCGAAAGTAAGAAGTTGATCGGAGAGAAGAGCAAGAAGAAGAAAAAGAAGAAAGTCCCCGCGGCGGCTAAGACGGTGCCAATGACGGAAACGTGTAGAGATGATATTGAGGAGAAATCAGGTCAGTTAATGTTGAAGCTCGACTACGACGGCGTTTTAGAAGCTTGGTCTGAGAAAGAGTCGCCGTTCTCCGTAGAGATTCTGGGCTCGGAAGCTGCCGGAGCCGATGTCAAT ATTAGCTCAGATAAATTTGTTCGGAGACAGTGGAATACGGGAAGCAAGCGTTTTGAGGTACAAAGAGAAACGTCGAACTCGGCTCTTCTCCAAGAAAATTAG
- the LOC106315787 gene encoding macrophage migration inhibitory factor homolog translates to MPTLNLFTNIPVDAVTCSDILKDATKAVAKIIGKPESYVMILLNSGVPIAFAGTEEPAAYGELISIGGLGAGVNGKLSETIAEILQIKLSIDSSRFYIKFYDSPRPFFGFNGSTF, encoded by the exons ATGCCCACTTTGAATCTCTTCACGAACATACCAGTCGACGCCGTCACATGCTCCGACATCCTCAAGGATGCTACTAAGGCCGTCGCTAAGATAATCGGCAAACCTGAATCC TATGTGATGATACTGCTTAACAGCGGAGTGCCCATTGCATTTGCTGGTACCGAGGAACCTGCTGCTTATGGAGAACTGATATCTATTGGGGGGTTAGGAGCAGGTGTGAATGGGAAGCTCAGCGAGACGATAGCTGAGATTCTCCAAATTAAGCTCTCCATAGATAGCTCCCGCTTCTATATCAAATTCTATGATTCCCCA CGACCCTTCTTTGGATTCAACGGATCAACTTTCTGA
- the LOC106318578 gene encoding protein CHLOROPLAST IMPORT APPARATUS 2 isoform X1 gives MSACLSSGGGAAAYSFELEKKKSPPPPPPSSSTTTRATSPSSTISESSNSPLAISTRKPRTPRKRPNQTYNEAAALLSTAYPNLFSSSSNNLYSKRKTHPNPHLYGFAAKSPLLSDNDDASELLLESIEEPDFLFQARSEYFSELKEVNVNQFEFSDEFDAESILDEEIEEGIDSIMGIVESNSGENRGHLISRLEQMMKMNRIGFKFAGNFPLGLGLRSALREHNDANWMRFHTVDFEQISPRIQSTVEEEKIESKKLIGEKSKKKKKKKVPAAAKTVPMTETCRDDIEEKSGQLMLKLDYDGVLEAWSEKESPFSVEILGSEAAGADVNARLAQINLFGDSGIREASVLRYKEKRRTRLFSKKIRYQVRKLNADQRPRMKGRFVRRPNVSPPSGQR, from the exons ATGTCGGCTTGCTTAAGCAGCGGCGGAGGAGCCGCCGCATATAGTTTCGAGCTAGAAAAGAAGAAATCACCACCACCACCACCACCGTCAAGCTCGACGACAACGAGAGCTACTTCACCATCATCAACAATCTCCGAATCATCCAACTCTCCGCTCGCAATCTCAACGAGAAAGCCAAGAACGCCGCGAAAACGACCAAACCAGACTTACAACGAAGCGGCGGCTCTTCTCTCCACCGCTTACCCCAACCTCTTCTCCTCATCCTCAAACAACCTGTACTCCAAGAGGAAGACTCATCCCAATCCTCATCTCTACGGATTCGCCGCTAAATCTCCTCTTCTCAGTGACAACGACGACGCTTCCGAGCTTCTTCTCGAATCCATCGAGGAGCCAGACTTTCTGTTTCAAGCGCGATCGGAGTACTTCTCCGAGTTGAAGGAGGTGAACGTGAATCAATTTGAATTCTCCGACGAGTTCGATGCGGAGTCGATTCTGGATGAGGAGATCGAAGAAGGGATCGATAGCATAATGGGAATCGTCGAATCCAATTCCGGAGAGAATCGTGGCCATCTAATTAGCCGGTTAGAGCAGATGATGAAGATGAATCGAATAGGATTCAAATTCGCCGGAAACTTCCCGTTGGGACTTGGACTGAGAAGCGCTCTCAGGGAACACAACGACGCGAACTGGATGAGATTTCACACCGTCGATTTCGAACAGATCTCGCCGCGGATCCAATCCACCGTTGAGGAGGAGAAGATCGAAAGTAAGAAGTTGATCGGAGAGAAGAGCAAGAAGAAGAAAAAGAAGAAAGTCCCCGCGGCGGCTAAGACGGTGCCAATGACGGAAACGTGTAGAGATGATATTGAGGAGAAATCAGGTCAGTTAATGTTGAAGCTCGACTACGACGGCGTTTTAGAAGCTTGGTCTGAGAAAGAGTCGCCGTTCTCCGTAGAGATTCTGGGCTCGGAAGCTGCCGGAGCCGATGTCAAT GCCAGATTAGCTCAGATAAATTTGTTCGGAGACAGTGGAATACGGGAAGCAAGCGTTTTGAGGTACAAAGAGAAACGTCGAACTCGGCTCTTCTCCAAGAAAATTAGATACCAAGTTCGCAAACTTAATGCAGATCAACGTCCTCGAATGAAG GGACGGTTCGTGAGAAGGCCCAATGTTAGTCCTCCAAGTGGACAAAGATAG
- the LOC106318578 gene encoding protein CHLOROPLAST IMPORT APPARATUS 2 isoform X2, whose protein sequence is MSACLSSGGGAAAYSFELEKKKSPPPPPPSSSTTTRATSPSSTISESSNSPLAISTRKPRTPRKRPNQTYNEAAALLSTAYPNLFSSSSNNLYSKRKTHPNPHLYGFAAKSPLLSDNDDASELLLESIEEPDFLFQARSEYFSELKEVNVNQFEFSDEFDAESILDEEIEEGIDSIMGIVESNSGENRGHLISRLEQMMKMNRIGFKFAGNFPLGLGLRSALREHNDANWMRFHTVDFEQISPRIQSTVEEEKIESKKLIGEKSKKKKKKKVPAAAKTVPMTETCRDDIEEKSGQLMLKLDYDGVLEAWSEKESPFSVEILGSEAAGADVNARLAQINLFGDSGIREASVLRYKEKRRTRLFSKKIRYQVRKLNADQRPRMKVSPSTLIRGKNMDGS, encoded by the exons ATGTCGGCTTGCTTAAGCAGCGGCGGAGGAGCCGCCGCATATAGTTTCGAGCTAGAAAAGAAGAAATCACCACCACCACCACCACCGTCAAGCTCGACGACAACGAGAGCTACTTCACCATCATCAACAATCTCCGAATCATCCAACTCTCCGCTCGCAATCTCAACGAGAAAGCCAAGAACGCCGCGAAAACGACCAAACCAGACTTACAACGAAGCGGCGGCTCTTCTCTCCACCGCTTACCCCAACCTCTTCTCCTCATCCTCAAACAACCTGTACTCCAAGAGGAAGACTCATCCCAATCCTCATCTCTACGGATTCGCCGCTAAATCTCCTCTTCTCAGTGACAACGACGACGCTTCCGAGCTTCTTCTCGAATCCATCGAGGAGCCAGACTTTCTGTTTCAAGCGCGATCGGAGTACTTCTCCGAGTTGAAGGAGGTGAACGTGAATCAATTTGAATTCTCCGACGAGTTCGATGCGGAGTCGATTCTGGATGAGGAGATCGAAGAAGGGATCGATAGCATAATGGGAATCGTCGAATCCAATTCCGGAGAGAATCGTGGCCATCTAATTAGCCGGTTAGAGCAGATGATGAAGATGAATCGAATAGGATTCAAATTCGCCGGAAACTTCCCGTTGGGACTTGGACTGAGAAGCGCTCTCAGGGAACACAACGACGCGAACTGGATGAGATTTCACACCGTCGATTTCGAACAGATCTCGCCGCGGATCCAATCCACCGTTGAGGAGGAGAAGATCGAAAGTAAGAAGTTGATCGGAGAGAAGAGCAAGAAGAAGAAAAAGAAGAAAGTCCCCGCGGCGGCTAAGACGGTGCCAATGACGGAAACGTGTAGAGATGATATTGAGGAGAAATCAGGTCAGTTAATGTTGAAGCTCGACTACGACGGCGTTTTAGAAGCTTGGTCTGAGAAAGAGTCGCCGTTCTCCGTAGAGATTCTGGGCTCGGAAGCTGCCGGAGCCGATGTCAAT GCCAGATTAGCTCAGATAAATTTGTTCGGAGACAGTGGAATACGGGAAGCAAGCGTTTTGAGGTACAAAGAGAAACGTCGAACTCGGCTCTTCTCCAAGAAAATTAGATACCAAGTTCGCAAACTTAATGCAGATCAACGTCCTCGAATGAAGGTATCTCCATCCACCTTAATCCGTGGTAAAAACAT GGACGGTTCGTGA